In one Candidatus Dechloromonas phosphoritropha genomic region, the following are encoded:
- a CDS encoding 2-oxoglutarate dehydrogenase E1 component, whose amino-acid sequence MTKMNQLFDSTMFFGGNAPFVEELYENYLDDPTSVPDEWRDYFDRLVQMPGHVARDVAHAPVIAAFAELGKDGGFRPLAVAPASDNKKQSAVGKLVTAYRSMGARWADLDPLKRLARPKILELDLSFYGFADVDLNQSFNVGSLKGLPETAKLGDIVETLKQTYCGTIGVEYMYMSDYNEKGWLQDRLETIRSRPSYDADQKKRLLERLTAAETLERYLHTKYVGQKRFSLEGGESLIVSMDEAIRAGGKLGIDEVVIGMAHRGRLNVLVNTLGKAPSMLFAEFEGKKKSDLSAGDVKYHMGFSSDVSTPGGPCHLTLSFNPSHLEIVNPVVAGSVYARQVRRGEEGKAKILSILVHGDSAVAGQGVNQEMLNFAQTRGYGTGGTLHIVVNNQIGFTTSDPRDYRSGHYCTDIFKMADAPIFHVNGDDPEAVALVTQLAIEFRQEFKKDVVIDIVCFRKLGHNEQDEPMVTQPLMYKIVAKHPGTRKLYGDKLISEGVLPADGPDQMIAQYREHLDKGELLYNPVLAGYLHPNVIDWTPFLVKNYVENCDTSVPASELARLSERLTTFPEGFTLHSRVKKVVEDRAAMGEGKLPVDWGMAENLAYASLLVSGHAVRISGEDVGRGTFFHRHAAFHDQNRENWADGTYLPLKNLQEKQAGFHCYDSVLSEEAVLAFDYGYASSNPYGLVIWEAQFGDFANGAQVVIDQFIASGEAKWGRACSLVMLLPHGYEGQGPEHSSARLERYMQLCAEMNMEVCVPTTAAQIFHLLRRQALRMQRKPLIVMSPKSLLRHKNASSSLADLANGSFQTVIGEVDKVDVKKVSRVILCSGKVYFDLLAARRERNITNIAIVRVEQLYPFPKEHLEKELAKYPKATEIVWCQEEPRNQGAWYWIASRHHLETQLGTKQRMLLVARPASSSPAVGYLAKHNEQQKALVESALGAIEY is encoded by the coding sequence ATGACTAAGATGAACCAGCTATTCGACAGCACGATGTTCTTTGGTGGCAACGCGCCTTTTGTCGAGGAGCTTTACGAGAACTATCTCGACGATCCGACCTCCGTTCCGGACGAATGGCGTGACTATTTCGATCGTCTGGTACAGATGCCGGGTCATGTGGCCCGCGACGTCGCGCATGCGCCCGTCATCGCGGCCTTTGCCGAACTGGGCAAGGACGGTGGATTCCGTCCGCTCGCCGTCGCGCCAGCTTCCGACAACAAGAAGCAGTCCGCTGTTGGCAAACTGGTCACGGCATACCGTTCGATGGGCGCACGCTGGGCCGATCTGGACCCGCTGAAGCGCTTGGCGCGACCGAAAATCCTTGAACTGGACCTGTCTTTTTACGGCTTTGCCGATGTCGATCTTAACCAGAGTTTTAACGTCGGTTCGCTGAAGGGACTGCCGGAAACGGCCAAGCTAGGCGACATCGTCGAAACGCTGAAGCAGACCTACTGCGGCACGATCGGTGTCGAGTACATGTATATGTCCGACTACAACGAGAAGGGCTGGTTGCAGGATCGCCTTGAAACCATCCGCTCACGTCCCAGCTACGACGCCGACCAGAAAAAGCGCCTTCTTGAACGGTTGACCGCGGCAGAGACGCTGGAACGCTACCTGCACACCAAGTACGTTGGTCAGAAGCGCTTCTCGCTCGAAGGCGGTGAATCGCTGATCGTTTCCATGGACGAAGCGATTCGTGCCGGCGGCAAGCTGGGCATCGACGAAGTCGTCATCGGCATGGCGCACCGTGGCCGCCTGAACGTTCTGGTCAATACGCTGGGCAAGGCGCCTTCGATGCTGTTCGCTGAGTTCGAAGGCAAGAAGAAGAGCGATCTGTCGGCCGGCGACGTCAAGTACCACATGGGATTTTCGTCCGACGTCTCCACCCCGGGAGGTCCCTGTCACCTGACACTATCGTTCAATCCGTCGCACCTCGAAATCGTCAATCCGGTGGTTGCGGGCTCGGTTTACGCGCGCCAGGTTCGCCGTGGCGAGGAAGGCAAGGCCAAGATCCTTTCGATTCTCGTCCATGGCGATTCGGCGGTGGCGGGGCAGGGCGTCAATCAGGAAATGCTGAATTTTGCGCAGACTCGCGGTTACGGCACGGGCGGCACATTGCACATCGTGGTCAACAACCAGATCGGCTTCACCACCAGTGATCCGCGCGACTACCGTTCCGGTCACTACTGCACAGACATCTTCAAGATGGCCGATGCGCCGATCTTCCACGTCAACGGCGACGACCCGGAGGCGGTCGCGCTGGTCACCCAGTTGGCCATCGAATTCCGGCAGGAGTTCAAGAAGGACGTCGTGATTGACATCGTCTGCTTCCGCAAGCTCGGTCACAACGAGCAGGACGAGCCGATGGTCACTCAGCCGCTCATGTACAAGATCGTCGCCAAGCATCCCGGTACACGCAAGCTCTACGGCGACAAGCTGATCAGCGAGGGTGTATTGCCGGCAGACGGCCCCGACCAGATGATCGCACAATACCGCGAGCACCTGGACAAGGGCGAACTACTCTACAACCCGGTTCTGGCCGGCTACTTGCATCCGAACGTGATCGACTGGACCCCGTTCCTGGTCAAGAACTATGTCGAGAACTGCGATACCAGCGTTCCGGCCAGCGAACTGGCGCGTCTTTCCGAACGCCTGACAACCTTCCCCGAGGGCTTCACGCTGCATTCACGAGTCAAGAAGGTCGTCGAGGACCGCGCGGCGATGGGCGAAGGTAAGTTGCCAGTCGATTGGGGCATGGCCGAGAATCTGGCTTACGCCTCGCTACTGGTTTCAGGGCACGCGGTGCGCATTTCCGGCGAGGACGTCGGTCGCGGAACCTTCTTCCACCGCCACGCCGCATTCCACGATCAGAATCGCGAGAACTGGGCTGATGGAACGTATTTGCCGCTCAAGAACCTGCAGGAAAAGCAGGCGGGCTTTCATTGCTACGACTCGGTTCTGTCCGAAGAAGCCGTGCTCGCCTTCGACTACGGCTATGCCTCGTCAAATCCGTACGGGCTTGTCATCTGGGAGGCTCAGTTCGGCGACTTTGCCAACGGCGCGCAGGTCGTTATCGACCAGTTCATCGCATCCGGTGAAGCCAAGTGGGGCCGCGCCTGCAGTCTGGTCATGCTGCTGCCACACGGTTACGAAGGTCAGGGTCCGGAGCACTCTTCGGCGCGCCTCGAGCGCTACATGCAACTATGCGCCGAAATGAACATGGAAGTATGCGTGCCGACCACGGCGGCGCAGATTTTCCACTTGCTACGTCGGCAGGCGCTGCGCATGCAGCGCAAGCCACTGATCGTCATGTCGCCCAAGTCGCTGCTGCGTCACAAGAATGCGAGTTCGTCACTCGCGGATCTGGCCAATGGCTCGTTCCAGACCGTGATCGGCGAAGTCGACAAGGTCGATGTCAAGAAAGTCAGCCGCGTCATCCTGTGCTCCGGTAAGGTCTATTTCGACCTGCTCGCTGCCCGTCGCGAGAGGAACATCACGAACATAGCCATCGTCCGCGTCGAGCAACTCTATCCCTTCCCGAAGGAACATCTGGAGAAGGAACTGGCCAAGTACCCGAAGGCGACCGAAATCGTCTGGTGCCAGGAAGAGCCGCGCAACCAGGGCGCATGGTACTGGATCGCATCGCGTCACCACCTCGAAACCCAGCTTGGGACCAAGCAGAGGATGCTGCTGGTAGCGCGCCCGGCATCGTCTTCGCCGGCAGTCGGATACCTCGCCAAGCATAACGAACAACAGAAGGCACTGGTCGAATCCGCCCTTGGCGCGATCGAATACTGA
- the odhB gene encoding 2-oxoglutarate dehydrogenase complex dihydrolipoyllysine-residue succinyltransferase, which produces MIIEVQVPQLSESVADGTLASWKKNIGDSVARDEILIDIETDKVVLEVPSPNAGILVEIIKADGETVVSGELIARIDTEAKAGAVVPAPETPKAAADAPTPATAASAGTASPAARKILDEKGIATTAVAGSGRGGRITKEDAVAAQPKAAAPAGPVAAPAAVAVALPLPATGVDIGPRTEQRVPMSRLRARIAERLLQSQASNAILTTFNEVNMGPIVLLRKQYAEKFEKAHGVRLGFMGFFVKAVCAALQKFPAINASVDGNDIVYHGYIDIGIAVGSPRGLVVPIIRNADQMTIAEIEKKIAEFGAKAKDGKLSIEDLTGGTFSISNGGIFGSMMSTPIINPPQSAILGIHATKDRAMVENGQVVVRPMNYLAMSYDHRIIDGREAVLGLVSMKEALEDPSRLLLGV; this is translated from the coding sequence ATGATCATTGAAGTCCAAGTTCCCCAGCTCTCCGAGTCGGTTGCCGATGGCACGCTGGCCTCGTGGAAGAAGAATATCGGCGATTCCGTCGCGCGCGACGAGATCCTGATCGACATCGAAACCGACAAGGTCGTTCTCGAGGTTCCTTCCCCCAATGCCGGTATTCTGGTTGAAATCATCAAGGCCGACGGCGAAACGGTTGTTTCCGGTGAACTGATCGCCCGTATCGACACTGAAGCGAAGGCGGGTGCCGTCGTGCCGGCACCCGAGACGCCGAAGGCCGCCGCTGACGCGCCGACGCCCGCTACGGCTGCGTCCGCGGGTACGGCGAGTCCAGCCGCGCGCAAGATCCTCGACGAAAAGGGAATTGCCACCACCGCAGTCGCCGGTTCGGGTCGTGGCGGGCGGATTACCAAGGAAGATGCAGTGGCTGCCCAGCCCAAGGCCGCCGCGCCGGCGGGTCCAGTCGCCGCACCTGCTGCTGTTGCCGTAGCTCTGCCGTTACCCGCGACCGGTGTTGACATCGGTCCGCGCACCGAACAGCGGGTACCGATGTCGCGCCTGCGAGCCAGGATCGCCGAACGTCTGTTGCAGTCGCAGGCGAGCAACGCAATCCTGACCACGTTCAACGAAGTGAACATGGGACCGATCGTGCTCCTGCGCAAGCAGTACGCCGAGAAGTTCGAGAAGGCGCACGGTGTGCGCCTCGGCTTCATGGGCTTCTTCGTCAAGGCCGTCTGTGCCGCCCTGCAGAAGTTCCCGGCCATCAACGCTTCGGTCGATGGCAATGACATAGTCTACCATGGCTACATCGACATCGGCATTGCCGTCGGCTCGCCACGTGGTCTGGTAGTGCCAATCATTCGCAATGCCGATCAGATGACCATCGCCGAGATCGAGAAGAAGATCGCCGAATTCGGCGCCAAGGCCAAGGATGGCAAGCTGTCCATCGAAGACCTGACCGGTGGCACCTTCTCCATTTCCAACGGTGGCATTTTTGGTTCCATGATGTCGACGCCGATCATCAACCCGCCGCAATCCGCGATCCTCGGCATCCATGCAACCAAGGACCGCGCCATGGTGGAGAACGGCCAGGTGGTCGTGCGTCCGATGAACTATCTCGCCATGTCCTACGACCACCGGATCATCGATGGCCGCGAGGCTGTCCTCGGTCTGGTGAGCATGAAGGAAGCGCTGGAGGATCCGTCCCGCCTGCTGCTCGGCGTTTGA
- the lpdA gene encoding dihydrolipoyl dehydrogenase produces MSKSFDVLVIGGGPGGYVAAIRAAQLGFSTACCESNPYADPKGEPRLGGTCLNVGCIPSKALLHTSHLFDEAGHSFAGQGIKVAPPIIDVPVMKSRKDAVVNQLTSGIKGLFRKNKVTFLAGHGSFVGKEGDLWKVKVGADEVLAKQVIVATGSKARHLPNLPVDNKIVMDNEGALDQESVPKKLAIIGAGVIGLEMGSVWRRLGSEVTILEAMPDFLAVADQDVAKEAAKLFAKQGLGIETGIKIGDVRVTKKGVSIDYDDKDGQPRKLDADRLVVSIGRIPNTDGLSAEAVGLRLDERGFVAVDCHCKTNLPGVWAIGDVVRGPMLAHKAMDEGVMIAELMAGQAGHCNFDTIPWVIYTAPEIAWVGKSEQQLKAEGIAYKVGKIPFLANGRALGMGDPSGFVKMLACARTDRILGVHIIGTNASELIAEAVVAMEFGGASEDLARICHAHPTLSEAVHEAALACDKRPLHF; encoded by the coding sequence ATGTCCAAATCTTTTGACGTTCTCGTCATCGGCGGTGGCCCCGGCGGTTATGTTGCCGCCATTCGTGCCGCCCAGCTCGGCTTCTCGACCGCCTGCTGCGAATCGAATCCCTACGCTGACCCCAAGGGTGAACCGCGTCTCGGCGGCACCTGCCTGAACGTTGGCTGCATTCCGTCGAAGGCACTGCTGCATACCTCGCATCTCTTCGATGAGGCTGGCCACAGTTTCGCCGGGCAGGGCATCAAGGTTGCTCCACCGATTATCGATGTGCCGGTGATGAAAAGCCGCAAGGATGCCGTCGTCAACCAGCTGACCTCGGGCATCAAGGGCCTGTTCCGCAAGAACAAGGTGACCTTCCTGGCCGGTCACGGCTCCTTTGTTGGCAAGGAAGGTGACCTGTGGAAGGTCAAGGTTGGTGCCGACGAAGTGCTCGCCAAACAGGTGATCGTTGCCACCGGTTCCAAGGCTCGGCATCTACCGAACCTGCCAGTCGACAACAAGATCGTCATGGACAACGAAGGTGCCCTCGATCAGGAGTCAGTGCCCAAGAAGCTGGCCATCATCGGCGCCGGGGTCATCGGTCTGGAAATGGGTTCGGTCTGGCGCCGTCTGGGGTCTGAAGTGACTATCCTCGAAGCGATGCCCGACTTTCTCGCCGTGGCTGACCAGGACGTGGCAAAGGAGGCGGCCAAGCTGTTCGCCAAGCAGGGCCTCGGCATCGAGACTGGCATCAAGATTGGCGACGTCCGGGTGACCAAGAAGGGCGTTTCGATCGACTACGACGACAAGGATGGCCAGCCCCGAAAACTCGATGCTGACCGCCTGGTCGTCTCCATCGGCCGTATTCCAAACACCGATGGGCTGAGTGCCGAAGCGGTCGGCCTGCGACTCGACGAGCGCGGCTTTGTTGCGGTCGACTGCCATTGCAAGACGAATTTGCCAGGTGTCTGGGCCATCGGCGACGTCGTTCGCGGGCCGATGCTGGCGCACAAGGCGATGGACGAGGGCGTCATGATCGCCGAGTTGATGGCGGGCCAGGCCGGTCACTGCAACTTCGACACCATTCCCTGGGTCATCTACACCGCCCCGGAGATCGCTTGGGTCGGCAAGAGCGAGCAGCAGCTCAAGGCCGAAGGCATTGCCTACAAGGTCGGCAAGATCCCGTTCCTGGCCAACGGCCGGGCGCTGGGCATGGGCGACCCCTCAGGCTTCGTCAAGATGCTGGCTTGCGCGCGGACCGACCGCATTCTGGGGGTGCACATCATTGGCACCAACGCTTCCGAGCTGATCGCCGAGGCCGTCGTGGCGATGGAATTCGGTGGCGCGTCCGAGGATCTGGCGCGCATCTGCCATGCCCACCCGACGCTGTCGGAAGCAGTGCACGAAGCGGCACTGGCCTGCGACAAGCGGCCTCTGCACTTTTGA
- a CDS encoding EAL domain-containing protein — MHIHDSLAVVDDPLDAGTARVREKCWTLLIVDDDEDVHHATEFALGDLRVIGRPLEFLHAFSADEAIRILEQRRDVAVVLLDVVMEGEDAGLRAVERIRNELCLSALRIILRTGQPGYAPELEAIANLDINDYKTKTELTRGKLFTTITAAIRSFEQIRRLEASRRGLELIIVGAGSFNAKQGLSVFASAVIAQLAALLGVPADGIFCRRCESDPVGAGNAAAGQPMILAATGRYLLTANKPLAALPDPRVVEVVESCLRERRTQHNGHSLALYLSGRQGGDFVVYIESTTALPAIESHLLDVFCSNVAICSENVCLVERLRTTAYVDDLTRLPNRVAQIETIDGLGRVSQSQDRVLGLIDIDEFSETIDAFGYLFGDRQLQAVAARLRAALPDEVHLARVGGDIFGVYGSRDIVNPTSLRSILFDPFENEAGPYTISFSIGFASGAEADDRGAELLRNAAIALKRAKLAGPGNDAYYTAEVGILTRQRVHLLHDLRAALDNHQLFVVYQPQFDLASDTIRGIEALVRWRSGTGEAVPLDQFIPVAEQSGLIVDLGAWVLRMALDAQRELADHGYPLRMAVNVSPVQFRHHTFLRMVRAAVAEAAIDARFLELELTESVALFGWAQTVERMRAIKALGASIAIDDFGTGFSSLSYLARLPTDCLKIDRSFVAALGNRHSGTPIAEMVVHLGKQLGMRVLAEGVENPRQLQTLRSLGCHEGQGMVFAPPMEQDDLLHWLRGREP, encoded by the coding sequence ATGCATATCCATGATTCCCTGGCAGTTGTCGACGACCCGCTTGACGCGGGAACAGCGCGCGTCCGGGAAAAATGCTGGACCCTGCTCATCGTCGATGATGATGAAGATGTTCACCACGCGACCGAATTCGCTCTCGGCGATCTTCGGGTTATCGGTCGGCCACTCGAGTTCCTGCATGCGTTCAGCGCCGACGAGGCAATCCGGATCCTCGAGCAGCGCCGCGATGTGGCCGTCGTGCTGCTCGATGTGGTGATGGAGGGCGAGGATGCGGGGCTCAGGGCTGTCGAGCGCATCCGTAACGAACTCTGCCTCAGCGCCCTGCGCATCATACTGCGCACCGGTCAGCCCGGTTATGCGCCGGAACTCGAGGCGATCGCCAATCTCGATATCAACGACTACAAGACCAAGACCGAGCTGACACGCGGCAAGTTGTTCACGACGATCACGGCGGCGATTCGCTCCTTCGAACAGATCCGGCGGCTGGAAGCGAGTCGTCGTGGACTTGAACTCATCATCGTGGGAGCTGGCAGTTTCAATGCCAAACAGGGGCTGTCGGTCTTCGCTTCCGCGGTCATCGCCCAGTTGGCCGCCCTGCTCGGGGTGCCTGCCGACGGCATTTTCTGCCGCCGCTGCGAGAGCGATCCGGTTGGTGCGGGAAACGCGGCGGCGGGGCAGCCCATGATCCTTGCGGCAACCGGGCGTTACCTGCTGACGGCGAACAAGCCGCTCGCCGCGCTGCCTGATCCGCGGGTTGTAGAGGTTGTCGAAAGCTGTCTGCGCGAACGTCGCACTCAGCACAACGGGCATTCGCTGGCGCTGTATTTATCCGGACGACAGGGAGGCGATTTCGTCGTTTATATTGAGTCGACCACAGCACTCCCGGCTATCGAGAGTCATCTACTCGACGTTTTCTGTTCCAATGTTGCGATTTGTAGCGAGAATGTTTGCCTCGTTGAGCGGCTACGCACTACGGCCTACGTCGACGACCTGACCCGGTTGCCGAACCGGGTTGCGCAGATCGAGACAATTGATGGCCTGGGGAGAGTTTCGCAATCGCAGGACCGGGTCCTCGGGCTGATCGATATTGACGAGTTTTCGGAAACCATTGATGCCTTTGGTTACCTCTTCGGCGACCGCCAATTGCAGGCGGTGGCGGCACGGCTGCGTGCCGCGTTACCGGACGAGGTACACCTCGCGCGCGTCGGTGGCGACATATTCGGCGTCTATGGCAGTCGGGACATCGTCAATCCAACCAGCCTGCGCAGCATCCTGTTCGATCCCTTCGAAAATGAAGCGGGGCCGTACACGATCTCTTTCTCGATCGGCTTCGCGAGCGGCGCCGAGGCTGATGACCGTGGTGCCGAGTTGTTGCGCAACGCGGCGATCGCGCTCAAGCGCGCCAAGCTTGCCGGCCCAGGGAACGATGCCTATTACACCGCTGAGGTGGGCATTCTCACCCGGCAGCGGGTGCACCTCCTGCATGACTTGCGTGCCGCGCTCGACAACCACCAGCTTTTTGTCGTCTACCAGCCGCAGTTCGACCTCGCTTCGGACACCATCCGCGGCATCGAAGCGCTGGTCCGCTGGCGCAGCGGGACGGGTGAGGCGGTTCCACTCGACCAGTTCATTCCGGTGGCCGAGCAGTCGGGGCTGATTGTCGACCTCGGCGCCTGGGTGTTGCGCATGGCGCTGGACGCCCAGCGCGAACTAGCCGATCATGGCTATCCCCTGCGCATGGCGGTCAACGTGTCGCCGGTCCAGTTTCGCCACCACACGTTTTTGCGCATGGTCCGCGCGGCCGTTGCGGAAGCGGCGATCGATGCGCGCTTCCTGGAACTCGAACTAACCGAGTCGGTTGCACTGTTCGGCTGGGCTCAGACCGTCGAGCGGATGCGGGCGATCAAGGCGCTCGGGGCGTCGATTGCGATCGATGATTTCGGCACCGGCTTTTCGTCCCTCAGTTATCTTGCGCGGCTGCCGACCGACTGCCTAAAGATCGATCGCAGCTTTGTCGCCGCGCTCGGGAACCGGCACTCCGGTACGCCGATTGCCGAGATGGTGGTTCATCTGGGCAAGCAGTTAGGTATGCGTGTCCTCGCCGAGGGTGTCGAAAATCCGCGCCAGTTGCAGACTCTGCGGAGCCTCGGCTGCCACGAGGGTCAAGGAATGGTATTCGCGCCACCGATGGAGCAGGACGATTTGCTACACTGGCTCAGGGGCCGGGAGCCCTGA
- a CDS encoding ABC transporter substrate-binding protein — protein MLLRTAALLLVLGFVSGCGPREPVRVGFLGGLSGRVADLGEAGRNGAQIAVEEVNRAGGIDGRQVELIVRDDAQNPEKAASAVNELIGARVEAIVGPMTSVVAEVVLPIAEKANIVLVSPTVTARHFFGRDDNLFLIMSSTKEEAELSADYHFAKSGVRRVVAIYDTKNRAYTESWLRDFTAEFQGRGGEVVPIAFESGADVDIVAVVRGALAREPDAILLITGALDAARFAQRVREVDTRILLFASQWASTERLIELGGNAVEGMVLHSYFDPDSKAPGLLRLRQAYLQRFMREPGFAGVAAYDAMHVVLEGLARRQGKQSLREVLQTGGPFTGAEDDLTFDRHGDSRRVPRIAVVRDGRFVTVR, from the coding sequence ATGCTACTACGGACAGCCGCTCTCCTGCTGGTGCTCGGCTTCGTCAGCGGTTGTGGCCCGCGCGAACCGGTGCGTGTCGGTTTTCTTGGCGGGCTCAGCGGCCGCGTTGCCGATCTCGGCGAGGCCGGGCGCAACGGGGCGCAGATTGCGGTCGAGGAGGTCAATCGCGCGGGCGGCATCGACGGCCGCCAGGTCGAGCTGATTGTTCGCGACGATGCCCAGAATCCCGAGAAGGCGGCTTCCGCGGTCAATGAACTGATCGGCGCGCGGGTCGAGGCCATTGTCGGGCCGATGACCAGCGTCGTGGCCGAGGTTGTTCTGCCGATTGCCGAGAAGGCGAATATCGTTCTGGTCAGTCCGACGGTTACCGCGCGCCATTTTTTCGGGCGCGACGACAATCTTTTTCTGATCATGTCGAGTACCAAGGAAGAGGCGGAGTTGAGTGCGGATTATCACTTCGCGAAGAGCGGGGTGCGGCGCGTGGTGGCGATTTATGACACGAAGAACCGCGCTTATACCGAAAGCTGGCTGCGCGATTTCACGGCGGAATTCCAGGGGCGCGGCGGCGAAGTCGTGCCGATCGCGTTCGAGTCGGGTGCCGACGTCGATATCGTGGCCGTCGTCCGCGGTGCGCTTGCCAGGGAGCCCGATGCCATTCTGCTGATCACCGGCGCGCTCGATGCGGCGCGCTTCGCGCAAAGGGTTCGGGAAGTCGACACGCGGATTCTGCTGTTCGCCTCGCAATGGGCGAGCACCGAACGCCTGATCGAGCTTGGTGGCAATGCTGTCGAGGGGATGGTCCTCCACAGCTATTTTGACCCGGACAGCAAGGCGCCCGGATTGCTGCGCTTGCGCCAGGCATACCTTCAGCGCTTCATGCGTGAGCCGGGCTTCGCCGGTGTTGCCGCATACGATGCCATGCATGTCGTACTCGAGGGGCTTGCCCGCCGGCAGGGTAAGCAGTCGCTGCGTGAGGTCTTGCAAACCGGCGGCCCATTCACTGGAGCCGAGGACGACCTGACCTTCGATCGCCACGGGGACAGCCGGCGGGTTCCACGTATTGCGGTTGTGCGTGATGGCCGGTTCGTCACCGTTCGCTGA